The Streptomyces sp. NBC_01142 genome has a window encoding:
- a CDS encoding RNaseH domain-containing protein — protein sequence MAAGPTRLYTADFPLSPELMGQVWFYPLTPEFEDLWEVCERQWDPDEGFRTPHGALRVALGTATGRMIVFTISRRRSAGPDEAQSLIVADRPLDAKLTKRCFDTWQKLHFPNHKHQLLSEHIDFHNATCRPLTDVLQRDDGGYITGPWWWKDAAGWAAIQQLAARPMTDQQHPDQPATSFRVALAHDAKRLVAWDYPYYRTIYQGRANERTGWAMAYVSVTGETQRGLPDPILRFDCHVTRVADHWRNVKTVMLKHPQFDTLLRVPVRHLPHTGPDGENITDKDGRLTWKTTFRGHTAAIVQACGLQPVTLPVNADGALDRVRAVFRNKGKHLVGKGIGAYFTLRMTTHIAEALGVQPIIYDASRHTIPGKSITSGPIPRGKLPQAVEAAGWKSVRLVAVYSADSTPHRILRQLRSDYGIATPAALANRATAFDGQIVDVAPTITLEFRKIPELTMHGRHDRAALIRSHSALQVSDPDQLIAVICETTWDGKPVPHDGKPATRKALGATRIVSQFLVKTDASPREEDTDFPASAALRHIFQDAGIIDDRLSRAICATPEVSMDAPLTEPVTVVGIHMRRHVYKRVRGQGYRSPKLVACLVAMHFTPDAQTPPYTEMYQNGQWLRIAEGRALFHSSEIGSERWGRNGDGARAVRDHIETALDNLVLPEGSNRVVLVLDKEGSRSIYPALDDNPFRTAPHPGRGLAHDGIDVATVRIAFGHHAARPATVYRDGVDNLTTMNPTYRRTLIFEKHHPHETVWMLTQQSRQQAGNSPMLREGNKRTRDDFSTLTYNPMNKDLHATSRIELTVPTPGSWRPGDLVAFIARQCDQAVAWDHRTLRPAPLHLAYKTDQDHPDFRSHDPGDGEAQDDEDDLS from the coding sequence ATGGCCGCCGGCCCCACCCGCCTCTACACCGCCGACTTCCCCCTCAGCCCTGAACTGATGGGACAGGTGTGGTTCTACCCGCTCACCCCCGAGTTCGAGGACTTGTGGGAAGTCTGCGAACGCCAGTGGGACCCCGACGAAGGCTTCCGCACCCCGCACGGTGCCCTGCGCGTGGCCCTGGGCACCGCCACCGGACGCATGATCGTCTTCACGATCTCGCGGCGACGCAGCGCCGGGCCCGACGAGGCACAGAGCCTGATCGTCGCCGACCGCCCCCTAGATGCCAAGCTCACCAAGCGCTGCTTCGACACGTGGCAGAAGCTGCACTTCCCCAACCACAAGCACCAACTCCTTAGCGAGCACATCGACTTCCACAATGCGACCTGCCGCCCCCTCACCGACGTCCTGCAGCGCGACGACGGCGGCTACATCACCGGGCCCTGGTGGTGGAAGGACGCCGCAGGCTGGGCCGCCATCCAGCAACTGGCAGCCCGCCCCATGACCGACCAGCAGCACCCCGACCAGCCAGCCACGTCCTTCCGAGTGGCGCTCGCCCACGACGCCAAACGACTCGTAGCCTGGGACTACCCCTACTACCGCACCATCTACCAGGGCCGAGCCAATGAACGCACCGGCTGGGCGATGGCCTACGTCTCGGTCACCGGAGAGACCCAACGCGGCCTGCCCGACCCCATCTTGCGCTTCGACTGCCACGTCACCCGCGTCGCCGACCACTGGCGCAACGTCAAAACCGTCATGCTCAAGCACCCCCAGTTCGACACCCTGCTGCGCGTCCCGGTCCGCCATCTCCCCCACACCGGCCCTGACGGCGAAAACATCACCGACAAGGACGGGCGCCTCACCTGGAAGACAACTTTCCGCGGACACACCGCGGCCATCGTCCAGGCGTGCGGCCTCCAACCCGTCACGTTGCCCGTCAACGCCGACGGCGCTCTCGACCGTGTCCGGGCGGTCTTCCGCAACAAGGGCAAGCACCTGGTCGGCAAGGGCATCGGCGCCTACTTCACCCTGCGCATGACCACCCACATCGCCGAGGCCCTCGGCGTCCAACCGATCATCTACGACGCCTCCCGCCACACCATCCCGGGCAAGAGCATCACCAGCGGCCCCATCCCCCGCGGCAAGCTGCCACAGGCCGTGGAGGCAGCCGGATGGAAGTCAGTGCGCCTGGTGGCGGTGTACTCCGCGGACAGCACCCCGCACCGGATCCTGCGTCAACTCCGGTCGGACTACGGGATTGCGACACCTGCCGCACTGGCCAACCGGGCAACGGCTTTCGATGGGCAGATCGTCGACGTCGCCCCCACCATCACACTGGAATTCCGGAAGATCCCCGAGCTGACCATGCACGGCCGCCATGACCGCGCAGCACTCATCCGCAGCCACAGCGCCCTCCAGGTCAGCGACCCTGACCAACTCATCGCCGTCATCTGCGAGACCACCTGGGACGGCAAGCCCGTCCCCCACGACGGCAAGCCCGCCACCCGCAAGGCACTCGGAGCCACCAGGATCGTCAGCCAGTTCCTCGTCAAGACCGACGCCTCGCCGCGCGAAGAGGACACCGACTTTCCCGCCAGTGCAGCCCTGCGCCACATCTTCCAGGACGCCGGCATCATCGACGACCGTCTTTCTCGTGCCATCTGCGCCACGCCCGAGGTGTCCATGGACGCGCCGTTGACAGAGCCCGTAACCGTGGTCGGCATCCACATGCGCCGACACGTCTACAAGCGAGTACGAGGCCAGGGCTACCGCAGCCCCAAACTCGTCGCCTGCCTCGTCGCGATGCACTTCACGCCCGACGCTCAAACCCCGCCGTACACCGAGATGTACCAAAACGGGCAATGGCTGCGCATCGCGGAGGGGCGTGCCCTCTTTCACTCCTCAGAGATCGGCAGCGAACGCTGGGGACGCAACGGCGACGGTGCTCGGGCCGTCCGAGACCACATCGAGACCGCCCTCGACAACCTCGTCCTGCCCGAGGGCAGCAACCGTGTCGTCCTCGTCCTGGACAAGGAAGGCAGCCGCAGCATCTACCCGGCCCTCGACGACAATCCCTTCCGCACCGCGCCGCACCCCGGACGCGGTCTCGCTCACGACGGCATCGACGTCGCCACCGTACGCATCGCCTTCGGACACCATGCAGCGCGGCCGGCAACCGTCTACCGCGACGGTGTCGACAACCTCACCACCATGAACCCCACCTACCGGCGCACTCTCATCTTCGAGAAGCATCACCCCCACGAGACCGTGTGGATGCTCACGCAACAATCACGCCAGCAAGCCGGAAACTCGCCCATGCTGCGCGAGGGCAACAAACGAACCCGCGACGACTTCAGCACCCTCACCTACAACCCCATGAACAAGGATCTCCACGCCACCAGCCGCATCGAGCTC
- a CDS encoding NUDIX domain-containing protein, with translation MSVEASPNPETWTAYGQFQLDRSYMPPAPEQLRWGFWDGVGPGDDVLGPLAGKRVLDIGSGAVHIAQVHGALVDAVELSPTQHRRATGHFGDVPGVRFLHADVIEHLQQAQPYDATYGICTLAGIDPHISLPALRDGLLPGAPLVFSVLHTNWHGHGPSDTVAPRAETVGLKGMDPLPLQTWVLTAQVWEDLLTDYGFTVEAITQLHAPDPDNPVTCQLIQARRRTVLPARITSRPRSRRPPVPHAAIGVGAIVLGDRGLLLGRHRRGTLELPGGSLEIGEPLEKTVVRELAEETGLSARPEDVTLLGTLVDHAGDVVRVTVGALVTTWQGEPTTQPDESVGDWAWWPLDELPDGLFECSAQILTAWRPDLPIDHPPAHFTPYDSRTAPSSAPESAGA, from the coding sequence ATGTCCGTCGAGGCGTCCCCCAACCCCGAGACCTGGACTGCCTATGGCCAGTTTCAGCTCGACCGGTCCTACATGCCGCCGGCACCTGAACAGCTGCGATGGGGCTTCTGGGACGGTGTCGGCCCCGGCGACGACGTCCTCGGCCCCCTGGCCGGAAAACGGGTCCTGGACATCGGCTCCGGCGCCGTCCACATCGCACAAGTCCACGGCGCACTCGTCGACGCGGTCGAACTCTCGCCCACCCAACACCGCCGCGCCACCGGACACTTCGGCGACGTACCCGGCGTCCGGTTCCTGCACGCGGACGTGATCGAGCACCTTCAGCAGGCTCAGCCGTACGACGCGACGTACGGCATCTGCACACTCGCCGGAATCGACCCCCACATCTCACTGCCCGCGCTGCGCGACGGACTACTCCCCGGAGCCCCGCTCGTCTTCTCCGTTCTGCACACCAACTGGCACGGCCATGGCCCCTCCGACACCGTGGCTCCACGCGCGGAGACGGTCGGGCTCAAGGGCATGGACCCGCTGCCGCTGCAGACCTGGGTGCTCACCGCCCAGGTGTGGGAAGACCTCCTGACGGACTACGGATTCACGGTGGAGGCCATCACCCAGCTCCACGCACCCGACCCGGACAACCCCGTCACCTGCCAGCTCATCCAGGCCCGGCGCAGGACCGTCCTACCTGCGCGGATCACCAGCCGCCCCCGCAGCCGACGCCCGCCCGTCCCGCACGCCGCGATCGGCGTGGGCGCCATCGTCCTCGGCGACCGCGGTCTGCTCCTGGGCCGCCACCGCCGCGGCACTCTCGAACTCCCCGGCGGATCTCTTGAGATCGGCGAACCCCTGGAGAAGACGGTCGTGCGCGAGCTGGCCGAGGAGACCGGCCTGTCCGCGCGCCCCGAAGACGTCACCCTCCTGGGCACCCTCGTCGATCACGCCGGCGACGTCGTACGCGTCACCGTGGGCGCCCTCGTCACCACCTGGCAGGGCGAACCCACCACCCAGCCAGACGAGAGCGTCGGCGACTGGGCCTGGTGGCCGCTCGACGAGCTGCCCGACGGTCTCTTCGAGTGCAGCGCACAGATCCTCACCGCCTGGCGCCCCGACCTGCCCATCGACCACCCCCCGGCCCACTTCACTCCCTACGACAGCCGAACGGCACCGTCATCCGCTCCAGAAAGCGCAGGTGCATGA
- a CDS encoding NUDIX domain-containing protein, with amino-acid sequence MTEPAPDQVEPQHGLGLYERYYAQVESGRKTIEVRVRTPRMTDVAVGDVLVFHGEDSGRELDVRVARITPHASFAELLAAEDTSRIDPDATEAEQLANLRRIYPPEKEALGPLAIEFDHRPALAGQPMPVSPEAYVQTFPHHTVYSCFYVRDDRDRPVMLRSVYGGRPWQFPGGNSDAGEDPLQTARRETAEETGLELGQGQPRLLLTHYLHPGPRWPMGKIGFIFDGGSLSPEQLRQIRVDPAEHDMWAIHGLDEWRPLLAEGAFARLEAIERARTGSGPQDLVTDHT; translated from the coding sequence ATGACTGAACCGGCACCCGACCAGGTCGAGCCACAGCACGGGCTGGGCCTGTACGAGCGCTACTACGCCCAGGTGGAATCCGGCCGCAAGACCATCGAAGTCCGGGTGCGCACACCCCGGATGACGGACGTCGCGGTCGGCGACGTGCTCGTATTCCACGGCGAGGACTCCGGCCGCGAACTCGACGTAAGGGTCGCGCGGATCACGCCGCACGCCTCGTTCGCCGAGCTGCTCGCCGCGGAGGACACCTCCCGCATCGACCCTGACGCCACAGAGGCCGAGCAGCTCGCCAACCTGCGCCGCATCTACCCACCAGAGAAGGAGGCCCTGGGACCGCTCGCGATCGAGTTCGACCATCGGCCGGCACTCGCGGGGCAGCCGATGCCCGTGTCCCCCGAGGCATACGTACAGACCTTTCCGCACCACACGGTGTACAGCTGCTTCTACGTACGCGACGACCGCGATCGGCCCGTCATGCTGCGTTCGGTGTACGGCGGTCGACCCTGGCAGTTTCCAGGCGGGAACAGTGACGCCGGCGAGGATCCCCTGCAGACCGCGCGCCGCGAAACGGCCGAGGAAACCGGGCTCGAGCTCGGCCAGGGCCAACCCCGTCTGCTGCTCACGCACTACCTGCACCCCGGGCCCCGCTGGCCCATGGGCAAGATCGGCTTCATCTTCGACGGCGGCAGCCTCAGCCCTGAACAGCTGCGGCAGATTCGCGTCGACCCGGCAGAGCACGACATGTGGGCGATCCACGGCCTCGACGAGTGGCGACCTCTGCTGGCCGAGGGAGCGTTCGCCCGCCTGGAGGCCATCGAACGGGCCCGCACCGGCAGCGGCCCGCAGGACCTCGTCACCGATCACACCTAA
- a CDS encoding type II toxin-antitoxin system PemK/MazF family toxin — protein MQRGEVWWVQFDERRLVVLLSGEDTSGIRVMQVVAPAGVDISGLGIEVMVGAGEGLPFEGVLRLAFPRPGFTPCTWLTTVSRDDLIEREAVLSSLKLSEIDDALRLAEQAHERTPATTAKLSEIRDALRLGELG, from the coding sequence GTGCAACGTGGCGAAGTCTGGTGGGTTCAGTTCGACGAGCGGAGGTTGGTCGTACTGCTGTCGGGAGAGGACACGTCCGGGATCCGGGTGATGCAGGTCGTTGCTCCGGCGGGCGTCGACATCAGCGGTCTGGGCATCGAAGTGATGGTGGGCGCCGGTGAAGGGCTGCCGTTCGAAGGCGTGCTGCGGCTCGCGTTCCCGCGTCCAGGCTTCACCCCGTGCACGTGGCTGACCACTGTGTCCCGGGACGACCTGATAGAGCGGGAGGCCGTCCTGTCCTCCCTGAAGCTCAGCGAGATTGACGACGCCCTCCGACTCGCTGAACAAGCGCACGAGCGTACCCCGGCAACGACCGCGAAGCTCAGCGAGATACGGGACGCCCTCCGTCTCGGTGAACTCGGGTAG
- a CDS encoding carbamoyltransferase C-terminal domain-containing protein produces the protein MYALGVNHAYHETAACLVHDGRILAAAEEERFTRVKHGKAARVDNPHELPVNAIDYCLEEAGITLADVDHIGSSILPAKRLRNSVFTDLVAAGDWGGPGGETTFYDHLQTVPARLREMGFQGRFHWLSHHLCHAASAYYPAPFDRAAVLAVDGIGETASTMVALGESTRLSPSMEISYPASIGFLWEKIAKYLGFSEYDACKVMGLAAYGDPAPYRDHYRHILKLLPDGQFSLDNDVLRFRMDDYSGLTDLFGLGPRPPRGGMSSDYADITAALQAATDDVMLHLARHAARSLGTRNLCMAGGVALNCVANGRIAATGWFDNLYIQPAAHDAGTALGAALLIWHHVLGGPERDEMRHAHYGPHFTEAAIEAALQEHGAVYKRVDDMAGEVARLLADQKIVGWFQGRMEFGPRALGNRSLLADPRHPAMRERLNRVVKNREDFRPFAPSVLAEHARQWFDIPTPSRASDFMLVGYRALQPEKIAAVVHIDGTSRIQTVHADLNPRFHQLISHFHRITGIPLVLNTSFNDREPIVCTPADAITTLHRANIDYLAIGDFLVEPPPTGPGHSAAMSSR, from the coding sequence ATGTATGCACTCGGCGTCAACCACGCCTACCACGAGACCGCCGCGTGCCTGGTGCACGATGGCCGCATCCTGGCCGCGGCCGAAGAAGAACGGTTCACTCGCGTCAAGCACGGCAAAGCCGCACGCGTCGACAACCCCCACGAACTCCCCGTCAACGCCATCGACTACTGCCTGGAGGAGGCAGGCATCACGCTCGCCGACGTGGACCACATCGGATCCTCGATCCTCCCCGCCAAACGGTTGCGCAACAGCGTCTTCACCGATCTTGTCGCCGCCGGCGATTGGGGCGGCCCAGGCGGCGAGACCACCTTCTACGACCATCTCCAGACCGTCCCCGCACGTCTGCGTGAAATGGGCTTCCAAGGGCGGTTCCACTGGCTCAGCCATCACCTGTGCCATGCCGCCTCCGCCTACTACCCCGCCCCCTTCGACCGCGCGGCCGTACTCGCGGTCGATGGCATCGGGGAAACCGCCTCCACGATGGTCGCCCTCGGAGAGAGCACCCGGCTGTCCCCGAGCATGGAGATCTCCTACCCGGCGTCGATCGGGTTCCTCTGGGAGAAGATCGCCAAGTATCTCGGCTTCAGCGAGTACGACGCCTGCAAGGTCATGGGACTGGCCGCCTACGGCGACCCCGCACCCTATCGGGACCACTACCGGCACATCCTCAAACTCCTGCCCGACGGCCAGTTCTCCCTGGACAACGACGTGCTGCGCTTCCGTATGGACGACTACTCCGGGCTCACCGACCTGTTCGGCCTGGGCCCACGCCCGCCACGCGGCGGGATGAGCAGCGACTACGCCGACATCACCGCCGCCCTGCAAGCGGCAACCGACGACGTGATGCTGCACCTCGCACGCCACGCCGCCCGCAGCCTGGGCACCCGGAACCTGTGCATGGCCGGCGGCGTCGCCCTCAACTGCGTGGCCAACGGGCGCATCGCCGCCACCGGATGGTTCGACAACCTCTACATCCAGCCCGCCGCTCACGACGCCGGCACCGCCCTCGGTGCCGCCCTGCTGATCTGGCACCACGTCCTCGGCGGGCCAGAACGCGACGAGATGCGCCACGCCCACTACGGTCCCCACTTCACGGAAGCCGCCATTGAAGCCGCGCTCCAGGAACACGGAGCCGTCTACAAACGGGTCGACGACATGGCCGGGGAAGTAGCCCGCCTGCTCGCTGACCAGAAGATCGTCGGCTGGTTCCAGGGCCGCATGGAATTCGGCCCGCGCGCCCTCGGCAACCGAAGCCTGCTCGCCGACCCCCGACATCCCGCGATGCGCGAGCGGCTCAACCGCGTCGTGAAAAACCGCGAGGACTTCCGTCCCTTCGCCCCCAGCGTCCTGGCCGAACACGCCCGCCAATGGTTCGACATCCCCACCCCGAGCCGCGCATCCGACTTCATGCTGGTCGGCTACCGGGCCCTACAACCGGAGAAGATCGCCGCTGTCGTCCACATCGACGGCACCAGTCGCATCCAGACCGTCCACGCAGACCTCAACCCCCGCTTCCACCAGCTCATCTCCCACTTCCACCGCATCACCGGAATCCCCCTTGTGCTCAACACCTCTTTCAACGACCGCGAACCCATCGTCTGCACCCCCGCCGACGCCATTACCACCTTGCACCGCGCCAACATCGACTACCTCGCCATCGGAGACTTCCTCGTCGAACCACCACCCACCGGCCCCGGACACTCAGCAGCGATGTCATCTCGCTGA
- a CDS encoding dimethylarginine dimethylaminohydrolase family protein, with protein sequence MCPPTYFDIEYSINPYMNVDNKVDKVAARKQWDHVYATLKQLGIEIEVMDAVPGWPDMTFIGDAGMLHGGKFLVTNFRHAERQGEVEHYIRWMRRHEIPVFTVPDSVYFEGLGDIVYYGSDILFGHGQRSSAEAIRYVREVFPDLVLRGELELKDVGMYHLGLAISYIDEDTLLYYPGAFTDESLAFLRDTFERRIECSEQDATSYFVCNNIPLGRHVLMDNCTPELEHELDRWGYQVVRTDMSEFKKSGGSVRCLILAIG encoded by the coding sequence ATGTGCCCGCCGACCTACTTCGACATCGAGTACTCCATCAACCCGTACATGAACGTCGACAACAAGGTGGACAAGGTCGCAGCCCGCAAACAATGGGATCACGTCTACGCGACCCTGAAGCAGCTGGGCATCGAGATCGAGGTGATGGACGCAGTGCCGGGATGGCCGGACATGACGTTCATCGGTGACGCCGGCATGCTGCACGGCGGGAAGTTCCTGGTAACGAACTTTCGGCACGCGGAGCGCCAGGGCGAGGTGGAGCACTACATCCGCTGGATGAGGCGGCACGAGATCCCGGTGTTCACGGTCCCGGACTCAGTCTACTTCGAGGGTCTGGGTGACATTGTCTATTACGGCAGCGACATCCTGTTCGGGCACGGCCAGCGCTCCTCGGCCGAGGCGATCCGCTACGTCCGGGAGGTCTTCCCCGACCTCGTCCTGCGTGGCGAGCTTGAGCTTAAGGACGTGGGGATGTACCACCTCGGGCTCGCCATCTCCTACATCGACGAGGACACGCTGCTCTACTACCCCGGGGCGTTCACTGACGAGAGCCTCGCCTTCCTGCGCGACACCTTCGAGCGGCGTATCGAGTGCAGTGAGCAGGACGCCACCTCGTACTTCGTGTGCAACAACATCCCCCTGGGCCGGCATGTCCTGATGGACAACTGCACCCCCGAGCTGGAGCACGAGCTGGACCGGTGGGGCTATCAGGTTGTCAGAACCGATATGAGCGAGTTCAAGAAGTCGGGCGGCAGCGTCCGCTGCCTGATCCTGGCCATCGGCTGA
- a CDS encoding cytochrome P450 translates to MSVPLILLMAIPPAAAATVLLAFAANPRLGDAYRLRLLAKGDDPADAPTIRIPNRDIHGHLLEKLFAHKSASQRGHTHARRTFLYYNRPANEHQECIDTDHPHYAELAKATLRTLSVPREEIVAMARRCTHQVLEDVRRAGTTSRVLRLTDLTVPIASRLMFELVFRAAPSQEQIVLIGRSASDTTKNFKGIRHSKNVSTKLELLGLLQAKVTEYGGCPGIFGHESPLDTNSRAKHLQGVFFSKGVNQLSEFACHTVLAASRHPHVVERVIERDARYLDHVLSETLRLYPQHATIQRLVINDVPLSPTVTIPRGTQLLVDISQHQRMGHTEPDAFIPERWEHHSRADSGFVVFGKGQRKCPAERFSRTAGAVIVQELLSSFAVHAPIRHTRALEGGGLCCLVPLGSAGTPGIGFKKMLVWTRDHTERLAFGAAQLIYFSLAARAVRRLPRGTDSNNFPNRTGSRRRDR, encoded by the coding sequence ATGAGCGTTCCCCTGATCTTGCTGATGGCGATCCCGCCAGCCGCTGCCGCCACCGTGCTGCTCGCATTTGCCGCGAATCCACGCCTTGGAGACGCCTACAGGCTCCGCTTGCTCGCCAAAGGCGACGACCCGGCTGACGCCCCGACGATCCGGATCCCCAATCGGGACATCCATGGGCATCTCCTGGAAAAGCTCTTCGCTCACAAGTCCGCAAGCCAACGCGGACATACCCACGCGCGGCGAACCTTCCTCTACTACAACAGGCCAGCGAACGAACACCAGGAGTGCATCGACACCGACCATCCCCACTACGCGGAGCTGGCCAAGGCGACGCTCCGCACCCTCTCCGTTCCGCGCGAGGAGATCGTCGCCATGGCCCGGAGGTGCACCCACCAGGTCCTGGAGGACGTCCGGCGCGCCGGCACCACAAGCCGCGTGCTGCGGCTCACGGACCTCACCGTCCCTATCGCCTCCCGCCTCATGTTCGAACTGGTTTTCAGGGCTGCGCCATCGCAGGAACAAATCGTGCTGATCGGTCGTTCTGCCAGCGATACCACGAAGAACTTCAAGGGAATTCGGCACTCAAAAAACGTCTCCACCAAGCTGGAGCTCCTCGGCCTTTTGCAGGCCAAGGTGACCGAGTACGGCGGGTGCCCCGGCATCTTCGGCCACGAGAGCCCGCTCGACACGAACTCCAGGGCGAAACACCTGCAGGGTGTGTTCTTCAGCAAGGGCGTTAACCAGCTCTCCGAATTCGCCTGCCATACCGTGCTCGCGGCATCCCGGCATCCACACGTCGTCGAGCGGGTCATCGAGCGCGACGCCCGCTACCTCGACCACGTCCTCTCGGAAACACTGCGGCTCTACCCCCAGCACGCCACGATCCAGCGACTCGTGATAAACGACGTCCCCTTGAGCCCGACGGTGACGATCCCGCGCGGGACTCAGCTCCTGGTGGACATCAGCCAGCACCAGCGAATGGGCCACACGGAACCAGACGCGTTCATCCCGGAGAGATGGGAACACCACAGCCGCGCCGACAGCGGATTCGTGGTCTTCGGCAAGGGGCAACGGAAGTGTCCTGCCGAGCGGTTCTCTCGGACAGCAGGAGCTGTGATCGTGCAAGAACTGCTGAGCTCTTTCGCAGTACACGCACCCATCCGCCACACCCGGGCGCTGGAGGGAGGCGGCCTCTGCTGCCTGGTGCCCCTCGGCTCGGCCGGAACTCCCGGGATTGGGTTCAAGAAGATGCTCGTGTGGACACGCGACCACACGGAGCGCCTTGCCTTCGGCGCGGCACAGTTGATCTACTTTTCCCTGGCAGCCCGAGCAGTGCGGCGCCTGCCACGCGGCACCGACAGCAACAACTTCCCCAACCGCACAGGATCTCGCCGGCGAGATAGGTGA
- a CDS encoding class I SAM-dependent methyltransferase gives MGGQDETGAAGRSVAYYRRAADAYAATWDDRGRMHWGYFDGASGPGPDGLGRAIDAWDALACRLAGITQDSTVLDLGCGTGATAAWLARTTGCAVVGADLHLHLDSRPRTGSHVRFVRADAMRLPFQHGAFTHVWCQAMLCHVEDRAAALDQIRRALRPGGLLVLDDIITPAGEVSDLGRRFYYDRVAGMRPQPDRRAYVAHLRAAGFTIERTMDLTAHMRTSYERATDHVRGHSPETAAIYQGVIRAIDAGDVGWAFFLCRRP, from the coding sequence GTGGGGGGGCAGGACGAGACTGGTGCGGCGGGGCGTTCGGTGGCGTACTACCGCCGGGCCGCCGACGCGTATGCCGCGACCTGGGATGACCGGGGGCGAATGCACTGGGGGTACTTCGACGGGGCATCCGGGCCGGGCCCAGACGGGCTGGGGCGGGCGATTGACGCGTGGGACGCGCTGGCGTGCCGTCTGGCCGGGATTACGCAGGACTCGACGGTACTTGATCTGGGGTGCGGCACGGGGGCCACGGCCGCGTGGCTGGCCCGCACCACCGGCTGCGCGGTCGTGGGCGCCGACCTCCACCTTCACCTCGACAGCCGACCACGCACCGGGAGCCACGTGCGGTTCGTGCGAGCCGATGCGATGCGGCTGCCGTTCCAGCACGGTGCCTTCACGCACGTGTGGTGCCAGGCCATGCTCTGCCACGTCGAGGACCGTGCCGCTGCGCTGGACCAGATCCGCCGGGCGCTGCGCCCCGGCGGGCTGCTCGTGCTCGACGACATCATTACCCCCGCCGGGGAGGTCAGCGACCTCGGCCGTCGCTTCTACTACGACCGGGTCGCCGGCATGCGGCCCCAACCCGACCGCCGCGCCTACGTCGCCCACCTACGCGCCGCCGGCTTCACCATCGAGCGGACCATGGACCTCACCGCGCACATGCGCACCAGCTACGAGCGGGCGACCGACCACGTCCGCGGCCACTCTCCGGAGACGGCCGCGATCTACCAGGGCGTCATCCGCGCCATCGACGCCGGGGACGTGGGCTGGGCCTTCTTCCTGTGCCGACGCCCCTGA